In a single window of the Streptomyces sp. NBC_00285 genome:
- a CDS encoding M1 family metallopeptidase, translated as MRYRTRVTAPAALLGTMAALSLASPAHADPETGTPGPETLGDSVFPSLGNDGYRVSAYHLDIAYDATTRLVDATATLTVTATQELSRLSLDALGLEIGTVTVAGTAAAFEQVGEKLRITPAGPLPAQETVTVVVAYSADPRRSLAHTAWVPTPDGFAICPQPNSAHTVFPCNDHPSDKADFTFRVTVPAGLKGVASGHLVSTEDLGDGRTAYCYRSREPIATEIVQITVGDYVIKDRAGPHGLPLRDVVPAARAAALEPALALTPNLVSWLEQRLGAFPFETYGLLPCNSDDANAFDFTGLETQTLTLYKPNFLLQAEKSIGSHMMHELVHSYFGNSVSPASWADLWLNEGHADFYGLLYRYERGWTDSLGLTTMEARMKDTYARGDQWRKSSGPVAAPNEANLFDSQRYLGGVLVLYALRQQVGETVFSAIELTFLERFRNSSASTDDYIAVASEVSGTDQSGFLRDWLLGTKTPRMPGHPDWTVTPVTSTLRTPQSRPSGSHDNSATL; from the coding sequence ATGAGATATCGCACCAGAGTGACGGCACCGGCAGCTCTGCTCGGCACCATGGCGGCCCTGTCCCTGGCCTCCCCGGCGCACGCGGACCCGGAGACCGGCACCCCTGGCCCGGAGACCCTGGGGGACTCCGTCTTCCCGAGCCTCGGCAACGACGGTTACCGCGTCTCCGCGTACCACCTGGACATCGCGTACGACGCCACGACCCGGCTCGTCGACGCGACGGCGACCCTCACGGTCACCGCCACCCAGGAGCTGAGCCGTCTCTCCCTGGACGCCCTGGGCCTGGAGATAGGCACCGTGACCGTGGCCGGTACGGCGGCCGCCTTCGAGCAGGTGGGCGAGAAGCTGCGGATCACGCCCGCCGGCCCGCTGCCCGCGCAGGAGACGGTCACCGTCGTCGTGGCCTACTCGGCCGACCCGCGCCGCTCCCTCGCCCACACCGCCTGGGTCCCCACCCCGGACGGGTTCGCGATCTGCCCCCAGCCGAACTCGGCGCACACCGTCTTCCCGTGCAACGACCACCCCTCGGACAAGGCGGACTTCACCTTCCGCGTCACCGTCCCGGCGGGCCTCAAGGGCGTCGCGAGCGGCCACCTGGTGAGCACCGAGGACCTCGGCGACGGGCGGACCGCGTACTGCTACCGCTCCCGGGAGCCCATCGCCACGGAGATCGTGCAGATCACCGTCGGCGACTACGTCATCAAGGACCGGGCAGGGCCGCACGGACTGCCGCTGCGGGACGTCGTCCCGGCCGCCCGCGCCGCCGCCCTGGAGCCCGCGCTCGCCCTCACCCCGAACCTGGTGAGCTGGCTCGAACAGCGCCTCGGTGCCTTCCCGTTCGAGACGTACGGCCTGCTGCCCTGCAACTCCGACGACGCGAACGCCTTCGACTTCACCGGCCTGGAGACCCAGACCCTCACCCTGTACAAGCCGAACTTCCTGCTCCAGGCGGAGAAGAGCATCGGCTCGCACATGATGCACGAGCTGGTCCACTCCTACTTCGGCAACAGCGTCAGCCCCGCCTCATGGGCCGACCTGTGGCTCAACGAGGGCCACGCCGACTTCTACGGACTGCTGTACCGCTACGAGCGCGGCTGGACCGACTCCCTCGGCCTGACCACGATGGAAGCGCGCATGAAGGACACGTACGCGCGCGGCGACCAGTGGCGGAAGTCCTCGGGCCCGGTCGCGGCGCCGAACGAGGCCAACCTCTTCGACAGCCAGCGCTACCTCGGCGGCGTCCTCGTCCTGTACGCGCTGCGCCAGCAGGTCGGCGAGACGGTCTTCAGCGCCATCGAGCTCACCTTCCTGGAGCGCTTCCGCAACTCCTCGGCGTCGACGGACGACTACATCGCCGTCGCCTCGGAGGTCTCCGGCACGGACCAGTCCGGCTTCCTGCGGGACTGGCTCCTCGGCACCAAGACCCCGAGGATGCCCGGCCACCCGGACTGGACCGTGACCCCGGTGACGTCGACGCTGCGCACACCGCAGAGCCGGCCCAGCGGCTCCCACGACAACTCGGCCACCCTGTAA
- a CDS encoding N-formylglutamate amidohydrolase: MPSFDLLPGAEQSPVILHVPHSAREIPAEVRAQIVLDDSALERELDHIVDAHTAELADEAAGRAHLMPWRFVNRLSRLVVDPERFPDGREEMLAVGMGAVYTQTTHREALRPADTDPEPLIARYFRPYARAMTEAVAQRLAATGRAVIIDVHSYPGEPLPYELHGDGFRPPVCLGTDPFHTPPELQAAAREAFASWEVGLDSPFSGTYVPLEVYGRDPRVSALMVEIRRDTYMTEPGGPAGPGLHGLAGALAALVDALV, from the coding sequence ATGCCCTCGTTCGACCTGTTGCCCGGTGCCGAGCAATCGCCGGTGATCCTCCATGTGCCGCACTCGGCTCGGGAGATACCGGCCGAGGTGCGGGCGCAGATCGTGCTGGACGACTCCGCGCTGGAGCGGGAGCTCGACCACATCGTCGACGCGCATACGGCGGAGCTCGCCGACGAGGCGGCCGGTCGGGCCCACCTGATGCCGTGGCGGTTCGTGAACAGGCTGTCGCGGCTGGTCGTCGACCCCGAGCGGTTCCCGGACGGGCGGGAGGAGATGCTCGCCGTGGGGATGGGCGCCGTGTACACGCAGACCACCCACCGGGAGGCGCTGCGGCCCGCGGACACCGACCCCGAGCCGCTGATCGCGCGCTACTTCCGGCCGTACGCCCGGGCCATGACCGAGGCCGTGGCACAGCGGCTGGCCGCCACCGGGCGGGCCGTGATCATCGACGTGCACTCCTACCCCGGTGAGCCGCTGCCGTACGAGTTGCACGGCGACGGGTTCCGGCCGCCCGTCTGCCTCGGCACCGACCCCTTCCACACTCCGCCCGAACTGCAGGCCGCGGCCCGGGAGGCGTTCGCGTCCTGGGAGGTCGGGCTGGACAGTCCGTTCAGCGGGACGTACGTACCGCTGGAGGTCTACGGCCGTGATCCCCGGGTGAGTGCCCTGATGGTGGAGATCCGGCGGGACACGTACATGACGGAACCCGGCGGGCCCGCCGGGCCGGGGCTGCACGGGCTGGCCGGGGCGCTGGCCGCTCTCGTGGACGCCCTGGTCTGA
- a CDS encoding S8/S53 family peptidase, with translation MAPQRFHEQFDQIQRSMPDVPLALGPDDASEFIYEKGVVLARDGQEAALVEQTVRTHFTEATGLTGDLVRRDSPETNRSGITRIKVGDPGHGDRRGDRAVTHALRALSEREGRAGRRLVSRNHVVSIAVNSCPGDEPVPAALSQGTNPAPAEAGYDADTAVGVLVVDNGLTHDHNLVPLLAHVEGDPHGTETDGAGNLLQYVGHGTFIAGILAAVAPNTDITVRSTLNDAGAILESELGEKLFEAVADGWPDIISLSAGTSNGRTDGLLGMDAFMQELRAHDTLLVAAAGNNASASPFWPAAYADLPEYQDVVLSVGALRGDGEFGACFSNHGPWVKVFAPGERLTSTLTGFDAPVPYVYQHSTYEACRFGFTYVCTCQSPSHVGLLSEDGTTAKPDQVMFEGYAHWSGTSFATPVVAGLVAAHMSANKETAPRTARRQLLAGSTQFAEVRGAHVPALRPAGWHPVPVVQRPVGA, from the coding sequence ATGGCACCACAGCGATTCCACGAGCAGTTCGACCAGATCCAGCGCTCCATGCCCGACGTCCCCCTCGCCCTGGGACCCGACGACGCCTCGGAGTTCATCTATGAGAAGGGTGTCGTCCTCGCTCGCGACGGCCAGGAGGCCGCGCTCGTGGAACAGACCGTGCGCACCCACTTCACCGAGGCGACCGGTCTGACCGGCGACCTTGTGCGCCGGGACAGCCCGGAGACCAACCGCTCGGGCATCACCCGCATCAAGGTCGGCGACCCGGGCCACGGCGACCGGCGCGGCGACCGCGCCGTCACCCACGCCCTGCGCGCCCTGAGTGAACGCGAGGGACGCGCCGGACGCCGACTGGTCAGCCGCAACCACGTGGTGTCGATCGCGGTCAACTCCTGCCCCGGCGACGAGCCCGTGCCCGCCGCGCTCAGCCAGGGCACCAACCCGGCCCCCGCGGAAGCGGGTTACGACGCCGACACCGCCGTGGGAGTCCTGGTCGTCGACAACGGCCTCACCCACGACCACAACCTGGTCCCGCTGCTCGCCCACGTCGAGGGCGACCCGCACGGCACCGAGACCGACGGGGCCGGCAACCTGCTCCAGTACGTCGGCCACGGCACGTTCATCGCCGGAATCCTCGCGGCCGTCGCGCCCAACACCGACATCACCGTCCGCAGCACCCTCAACGACGCGGGCGCCATCCTGGAGTCCGAGCTCGGCGAGAAGCTCTTCGAGGCCGTCGCCGACGGCTGGCCCGACATCATCAGCCTCTCCGCCGGCACCTCCAACGGTCGCACGGACGGCCTGCTCGGCATGGACGCCTTCATGCAGGAACTGCGCGCCCACGACACCCTGTTGGTGGCCGCGGCCGGCAACAACGCCAGCGCCAGCCCGTTCTGGCCCGCCGCGTACGCCGACCTGCCCGAGTACCAGGACGTCGTGCTGTCGGTCGGCGCGCTGCGCGGCGACGGGGAGTTCGGCGCCTGCTTCAGCAACCACGGCCCCTGGGTGAAGGTCTTCGCCCCCGGCGAGCGCCTCACCAGCACCCTCACCGGCTTCGACGCGCCCGTGCCGTACGTCTACCAGCACTCCACGTACGAGGCCTGCCGGTTCGGCTTCACCTATGTGTGCACCTGCCAGTCCCCGTCCCACGTCGGCCTGTTGAGCGAGGACGGCACCACCGCCAAGCCGGACCAGGTGATGTTCGAGGGATACGCGCACTGGAGCGGCACCTCCTTCGCGACCCCCGTCGTCGCCGGCCTGGTCGCCGCCCACATGAGCGCGAACAAGGAAACCGCCCCACGCACCGCCCGCCGACAACTCCTCGCCGGCAGCACGCAGTTCGCCGAAGTGCGCGGGGCGCACGTACCGGCGCTGAGGCCGGCCGGCTGGCACCCGGTGCCGGTCGTGCAGCGCCCTGTCGGCGCATGA
- a CDS encoding NADP-dependent isocitrate dehydrogenase, translating into MTDSTIIYTHTDEAPALATYSFLPVVKAYASQAGVSVETRDISLAGRLIAVFPEYLAEDQRIPDALQELGELAKTPEANIIKLPNISASIPQLKAAVAELQAQGYALPDYPDDPKTDEERDIQARYDKVKGSAVNPVLREGNSDRRAPGSVKNYAKAHPHRMGAWSADSKTNVATMGVDDFRSTEKSVVISEAGSLRIELVGDDGSTKVLRESVPVLADEVVDASVLHVAPLREFLTAQIARAKTEDVLFSVHLKATMMKVSDPIIFGHVVRAFFPKTFARYGQTLAAAGLTPNDGLGGIHKGLESLPEGAEIKASFDAELAEGPALAMVDSDKGITNLHVPSDVIVDASMPAMIRTSGHMWGPDGQEADTLAVLPDSSYAGVYQVVLDDCRANGAYDPSTMGSVPNVGLMAQKAEEYGSHDKTFEIPVTGTVRLVDQAGNAVIEQAVSAGDIFRACQTKDAPIRDWVKLAVTRARATGNPAVFWLDETRAHDANLIAKVNAYLTEHDTEGLDIRILNPVEATKLSVERIRRGEDTISVTGNVLRDYLTDLFPILELGTSAKMLSVVPLMAGGGLFETGAGGSAPKHVQQLVKEDYLRWDSLGEFFALVPSLEQYAAATNNAKAKVLADTLDRATATFLNEDKSPTRRVGGIDNRGSHFFLSLYWAQELASQTDDADLAKAFAPLAETLASNEQKIVGELNAVQGKPADIGGYYQPDPAKAAKIMRPSTTWNEVLASLS; encoded by the coding sequence GTGACTGACTCGACCATCATCTATACGCACACTGACGAGGCCCCGGCCCTGGCGACGTATTCGTTCCTGCCGGTGGTCAAGGCGTACGCCTCGCAGGCGGGTGTCTCCGTGGAGACGCGGGACATCTCGCTGGCCGGGCGCCTCATCGCGGTGTTCCCGGAGTACCTGGCCGAGGACCAGCGGATTCCGGACGCCCTGCAGGAACTGGGCGAGCTGGCCAAGACGCCCGAGGCCAACATCATCAAGCTGCCGAACATCTCGGCGTCGATCCCGCAGCTCAAGGCCGCGGTCGCCGAGCTGCAGGCCCAGGGCTACGCGCTGCCGGACTACCCGGACGACCCGAAGACCGACGAGGAGCGGGACATCCAGGCCCGCTACGACAAGGTCAAGGGCTCCGCCGTGAACCCGGTCCTGCGTGAGGGCAACTCCGACCGCCGCGCCCCCGGCTCGGTCAAGAACTACGCCAAGGCGCACCCGCACCGCATGGGTGCCTGGTCGGCCGACTCGAAGACGAACGTCGCGACGATGGGTGTCGACGACTTCCGTTCCACCGAGAAGTCCGTCGTGATCTCCGAGGCCGGTTCGCTGCGGATCGAGCTGGTCGGCGACGACGGCTCCACCAAGGTGCTGCGCGAGTCGGTACCGGTCCTCGCGGACGAGGTCGTAGACGCCTCGGTGCTGCACGTGGCCCCCCTGCGGGAGTTCCTCACCGCGCAGATCGCCCGCGCCAAGACCGAGGACGTGCTGTTCTCGGTGCACCTGAAGGCCACGATGATGAAGGTCTCCGACCCGATCATCTTCGGTCACGTGGTCCGCGCGTTCTTCCCGAAGACCTTCGCGCGCTACGGCCAGACGCTCGCCGCGGCCGGCCTGACCCCGAACGACGGTCTGGGCGGCATCCACAAGGGCTTGGAGTCCCTGCCCGAGGGTGCCGAGATCAAGGCCTCCTTCGACGCCGAGCTCGCCGAGGGCCCGGCCCTGGCGATGGTCGACTCCGACAAGGGCATCACCAACCTGCACGTGCCGTCCGACGTGATCGTCGACGCCTCGATGCCGGCCATGATCCGCACCTCGGGCCACATGTGGGGCCCGGACGGCCAGGAGGCGGACACCCTCGCGGTGCTGCCGGACTCCAGCTACGCGGGCGTGTACCAGGTCGTCCTCGACGACTGCCGTGCCAACGGCGCCTACGACCCGTCGACGATGGGCTCCGTCCCGAACGTCGGCCTCATGGCGCAGAAGGCCGAGGAGTACGGCTCCCACGACAAGACCTTCGAGATCCCGGTCACCGGCACGGTCCGCCTCGTCGACCAGGCCGGCAACGCGGTGATCGAGCAGGCGGTCTCCGCCGGTGACATCTTCCGCGCCTGCCAGACCAAGGACGCGCCGATCCGGGACTGGGTGAAGCTGGCCGTCACCCGCGCCCGCGCCACCGGGAACCCGGCCGTGTTCTGGCTGGACGAGACCCGCGCGCACGACGCCAACCTGATCGCCAAGGTCAACGCCTACCTGACGGAGCACGACACCGAGGGCCTGGACATCCGGATCCTCAACCCGGTCGAGGCCACCAAGCTGTCGGTGGAGCGCATCCGCCGCGGCGAGGACACCATCTCGGTGACCGGCAACGTCCTGCGCGACTACCTGACCGACCTCTTCCCCATCCTGGAGCTGGGCACCAGCGCCAAGATGCTGTCGGTCGTGCCGCTGATGGCGGGCGGCGGACTGTTCGAGACCGGCGCCGGCGGCTCCGCGCCCAAGCACGTCCAGCAGCTCGTCAAGGAGGACTACCTGCGCTGGGACTCCCTCGGTGAGTTCTTCGCGCTGGTGCCGTCCCTGGAGCAGTACGCGGCGGCCACGAACAACGCCAAGGCCAAGGTCCTCGCCGACACCCTCGACCGCGCCACGGCGACCTTCCTCAACGAGGACAAGTCCCCGACCCGTCGCGTCGGCGGCATCGACAACCGGGGCAGCCACTTCTTCCTGTCCCTGTACTGGGCGCAGGAACTGGCCTCGCAGACCGACGACGCGGACCTGGCGAAGGCCTTCGCCCCGCTCGCCGAGACCCTCGCCTCGAACGAGCAGAAGATCGTCGGCGAGCTGAACGCCGTCCAGGGCAAGCCGGCCGACATCGGCGGCTACTACCAGCCCGACCCGGCCAAGGCCGCGAAGATCATGCGCCCCTCCACCACGTGGAACGAGGTGCTCGCGTCCCTGAGCTGA
- a CDS encoding RNA polymerase sigma factor, translating to MDREDVGGLVQSAVDGDAAAWKALVEGLSPLVWSVARAHRLSDADAHEVYQTVWFRFAQHLGRIREPDKAKSWLASTARHECLKVLKNLRRLTVTDDPRLLDRISEDRTPEQSFIDSEEAAAQSERVRYLWQEFEELGERCRQLLRILMASPKPGYQEVSAALGIAVGSIGPLRQRCLRRLRARLEARGAV from the coding sequence GTGGACCGAGAAGATGTCGGTGGGCTGGTCCAGTCCGCCGTCGACGGTGACGCGGCGGCCTGGAAGGCGCTCGTGGAAGGGCTGAGCCCACTGGTGTGGTCCGTCGCGCGCGCACACCGGCTCTCCGACGCCGACGCGCACGAGGTGTACCAGACCGTGTGGTTCCGCTTCGCCCAGCACCTCGGGCGGATCCGCGAACCCGACAAGGCCAAGTCCTGGCTGGCGAGCACCGCCCGCCACGAGTGCCTCAAGGTGCTCAAGAACTTAAGGCGGCTTACCGTCACCGACGATCCGCGCCTGCTGGACCGGATCAGCGAGGACCGTACGCCCGAGCAGTCGTTCATCGACTCCGAGGAGGCCGCCGCCCAGAGCGAGCGCGTCCGGTACCTGTGGCAGGAGTTCGAGGAACTCGGCGAGCGGTGCAGGCAGTTGCTGCGCATCCTGATGGCCTCGCCGAAGCCCGGCTACCAGGAGGTGTCCGCCGCCCTGGGTATCGCGGTGGGCAGCATCGGACCACTGCGCCAGCGCTGTCTGAGGCGGCTGCGGGCGCGACTCGAAGCCCGGGGGGCGGTATGA
- a CDS encoding DUF5713 family protein → MTLSNTQVSTHPFLKALYEDGYYPDHAVDRGKDILLRLCARIEAERPADLAALYVLTHAATEELNDLQDEDFDIETVAREELAGEFWFVSRAYGFADADVEELIAPRDW, encoded by the coding sequence ATGACCCTCAGCAACACACAGGTGAGTACCCACCCGTTCCTCAAGGCGCTCTACGAGGACGGCTACTACCCCGACCACGCGGTGGACCGGGGCAAGGACATCCTGCTGCGCCTGTGCGCGCGCATCGAGGCCGAGCGGCCCGCCGACCTCGCCGCGCTGTACGTCCTGACCCACGCGGCCACCGAGGAGCTCAACGACCTCCAGGACGAGGACTTCGACATAGAGACCGTGGCCCGCGAGGAGCTGGCCGGGGAGTTCTGGTTCGTGTCCCGGGCCTACGGCTTCGCGGACGCGGACGTCGAGGAGCTGATCGCTCCCCGCGACTGGTGA
- a CDS encoding CHAT domain-containing protein, with amino-acid sequence MVFAAPNQALARAEEVLGSDPSPLHASVAHQVIGIWQRDWGDMRIALDHLRRARDLAARSESADREADVLAALGVALVHAGRTRQGLAALERGVEVSSGHTRARVLFRRAYASWVLGHHRAALDDVRRAVPVLRQADDVIWTARALTLRATVHLALGAVERADADFTAAEALWDTTGQEHDKADAVESRGLAAYRSGDIPAALRLLDEAQERYAKLGTPTFMLTVRRCEVLMAAGLAPEALAEADAAVRMLDGIGGQSTLKAELLLAAARGARLAGDAHTAIARADMAVRLFAGQRRTWWETHARLVLIEARVAAGRGSGRLVADAAAVADRLASFGAPAAPEASLLAGRIALGLGWREDAQRHLEVAARSRHSGPPLARMTGWAARALWARAVGSDRGVLEACRRGLDVLDDHRTTLGASELRARATAQGAELAGLAARASLTSGGPRRLLVWSERWRATVLSAPPTRPPADPELLGELTAFREIAARAEAARMEGRPIPTLEREQRRLEREIRSRTLRIRGDAPGDGYRFDPARLLERLGDDVRLVELAVLDGRVQVLLCGQGRVRRFEGGLLADAEREAEHVQAGLRRLAHPGAEARLSVVEAAGRRLEELLLGPAAAHLGSGPVVVVPPGRLHRVPWALLPSLRERVFSVSPSSSSWLRALDTVPPPDGGQVLVRGPGLATGGAEVPELAGRNGSATVLEYDEARASRVLAELDGAALAHIAAHGTFRADSPLFSSLRMADGPLIVHDFERLDRSPYRIILSCCDTARFASVGADELLGLVTALLPLGTAGVVACSAPVNDEAVVPLMLALHKGLSTGLSMAQALRDARAALPGDSVHQATGWAFSAFGAA; translated from the coding sequence ATGGTGTTCGCCGCCCCCAACCAGGCGCTGGCGAGGGCAGAGGAAGTACTCGGCTCGGATCCCTCACCGCTGCACGCCTCCGTCGCCCATCAGGTGATCGGCATCTGGCAGCGGGACTGGGGCGACATGCGGATCGCGCTGGACCATCTGCGGCGGGCCCGCGACCTCGCGGCGCGCTCGGAGTCGGCCGACCGGGAGGCCGACGTCCTGGCCGCGCTGGGCGTGGCCCTGGTGCACGCGGGGCGGACCCGGCAGGGTCTTGCGGCGCTGGAGCGGGGTGTCGAGGTCAGCAGCGGCCACACCCGCGCACGCGTCCTGTTCCGCCGGGCCTACGCGTCCTGGGTGCTCGGCCATCACCGGGCGGCGCTGGACGACGTACGGCGGGCGGTGCCGGTGCTGCGGCAGGCCGACGACGTGATCTGGACGGCGCGGGCGCTGACGCTGCGGGCCACCGTGCATCTGGCGCTCGGCGCGGTGGAGCGGGCGGATGCCGACTTCACGGCCGCGGAGGCGCTGTGGGACACCACGGGCCAGGAGCACGACAAGGCCGACGCGGTGGAGAGCCGGGGTCTTGCCGCGTACCGGTCGGGGGACATTCCCGCCGCGCTGCGGCTGCTCGACGAGGCCCAGGAGCGGTATGCCAAACTCGGCACGCCGACGTTCATGCTCACGGTCCGGCGCTGCGAGGTCCTGATGGCCGCCGGGCTCGCCCCCGAGGCGCTCGCGGAGGCGGACGCGGCCGTCAGGATGCTGGACGGGATCGGCGGGCAGTCCACCCTCAAGGCGGAGCTGCTCCTCGCCGCCGCGCGGGGGGCCCGGCTGGCGGGCGACGCGCACACCGCGATCGCGCGCGCCGACATGGCCGTACGGCTGTTCGCGGGGCAGCGGCGCACCTGGTGGGAGACGCACGCGCGCCTGGTGCTGATCGAGGCGCGGGTCGCCGCCGGGCGCGGCTCGGGCCGGCTCGTCGCGGACGCGGCCGCGGTCGCCGACCGGCTGGCATCCTTCGGAGCGCCCGCCGCCCCGGAGGCCTCGCTGCTCGCGGGCCGGATCGCGCTCGGCCTCGGTTGGCGGGAGGACGCGCAGCGGCATCTGGAGGTCGCCGCCCGCAGCCGGCACAGCGGGCCCCCGTTGGCGCGGATGACGGGCTGGGCGGCGCGAGCACTGTGGGCGCGGGCCGTGGGCTCCGACCGGGGGGTCCTGGAGGCCTGCCGCCGGGGCCTGGACGTGCTCGACGACCACCGTACGACGCTGGGCGCCTCGGAGCTGCGGGCGCGGGCCACCGCGCAGGGCGCGGAGCTGGCCGGTCTCGCGGCGCGGGCCTCGCTCACCTCGGGCGGGCCGCGGCGGCTGCTGGTGTGGAGCGAGCGCTGGCGGGCCACCGTCCTGTCCGCGCCGCCGACCCGCCCGCCGGCCGATCCTGAACTGCTCGGCGAGCTGACCGCGTTCCGGGAGATCGCGGCCCGCGCGGAGGCGGCCAGGATGGAGGGCCGGCCGATACCGACGCTGGAGCGTGAACAGCGGCGCCTGGAACGGGAGATACGCTCCCGCACCCTCCGCATCCGCGGCGACGCGCCGGGCGACGGATACCGGTTCGACCCCGCCAGGCTGCTGGAACGGCTCGGTGACGACGTACGGCTGGTCGAACTCGCCGTGCTCGACGGGCGGGTTCAGGTTCTGCTGTGCGGGCAGGGGCGGGTGCGGCGGTTCGAGGGCGGGCTGCTGGCCGATGCGGAGCGCGAGGCGGAACACGTCCAGGCGGGGCTCAGACGGCTGGCTCACCCGGGGGCGGAGGCACGGCTTTCGGTGGTGGAGGCGGCGGGGCGGCGGCTGGAGGAGCTGCTGCTGGGACCCGCCGCGGCGCACCTCGGCTCCGGACCGGTCGTGGTGGTGCCGCCGGGACGGCTGCACCGGGTGCCGTGGGCGCTGCTGCCGTCGCTGCGGGAGCGGGTGTTCAGCGTGTCACCGTCGTCGAGCAGCTGGCTGCGGGCCCTGGACACCGTGCCGCCGCCGGACGGCGGTCAGGTGCTGGTGCGCGGGCCCGGTCTCGCGACCGGGGGTGCCGAGGTACCCGAACTGGCCGGCCGCAACGGCTCCGCGACCGTCCTGGAGTACGACGAGGCCCGCGCGTCGCGGGTGCTGGCGGAACTGGACGGGGCCGCGCTGGCCCATATCGCCGCGCACGGCACGTTCCGCGCGGACAGTCCCCTGTTCTCCTCGCTGCGGATGGCCGACGGGCCGCTCATCGTCCACGACTTCGAGCGCCTGGACCGCAGCCCGTACCGGATCATCCTGTCCTGCTGCGACACCGCCCGGTTCGCCTCCGTCGGTGCGGACGAACTGCTCGGCCTGGTCACCGCGTTGCTGCCGCTGGGCACGGCGGGCGTGGTGGCGTGCAGCGCGCCGGTCAACGACGAGGCCGTGGTACCGCTGATGCTCGCGCTGCACAAGGGGCTGAGTACGGGGTTGTCGATGGCTCAGGCGCTGCGCGATGCGCGGGCCGCGCTGCCGGGGGACTCGGTGCATCAGGCGACAGGGTGGGCGTTCTCGGCGTTCGGGGCGGCGTGA
- a CDS encoding cytochrome P450, giving the protein MTEETTTLAEQAPPPVREWPALDLAGTEFDPVLAELMREGPLTRIRLPHGEGWAWLATRYADVRAVTNDPRFSRAEVTNRQVTRLAPHFKPRPGSLAFADQPDHNRLRKAVAGAFTVAAMKRLRPRAQDMLDRLVDGLVQVGPPADLVERVLEPFPLALVSEVMGVPAADRERVHGWTRQIISTSGGAEAAEKAKNGLYGWITDTVRARAHSSGDDVYSLLGAAVRRGEIGETEAVGLAGPLQIGGEAVTHNCGQILYLLLTRPELMERMRHQPEARAAALDELLRHIPHRTSVGLARIALEDVDLYGLRIRAGDAVYVSYLAANRDPDVFPDPDRIDPDRDPNPHLAFGNGAHYCTGAVLARLQTELLVDTLLDRLPDLRLAVSADDVVWRRRTMIRGPQTLPVSW; this is encoded by the coding sequence ATGACCGAGGAGACCACCACGCTGGCAGAGCAGGCCCCGCCCCCGGTGCGGGAGTGGCCCGCGCTCGACCTGGCCGGGACCGAGTTCGACCCGGTGCTCGCGGAGCTGATGCGCGAGGGACCGCTCACCCGGATCCGGCTGCCGCACGGCGAGGGCTGGGCGTGGCTGGCCACCCGCTACGCGGACGTCAGGGCTGTCACCAACGATCCGCGGTTCAGCCGCGCCGAGGTGACGAACCGTCAGGTGACAAGGCTGGCCCCGCATTTCAAGCCCCGGCCGGGCTCTCTCGCGTTCGCCGACCAGCCCGACCACAACCGGCTGCGCAAGGCGGTCGCCGGGGCGTTCACCGTGGCGGCGATGAAGCGGCTGCGGCCCCGGGCACAGGACATGCTCGACCGGCTCGTCGACGGTCTCGTCCAGGTCGGGCCGCCCGCGGACCTCGTCGAGCGCGTCCTCGAACCCTTTCCCCTCGCCCTGGTCAGCGAGGTCATGGGGGTGCCCGCCGCCGATCGCGAGCGCGTGCACGGCTGGACCCGGCAGATCATCTCGACCTCCGGCGGGGCCGAGGCCGCCGAGAAGGCCAAGAACGGGCTGTACGGCTGGATCACGGACACCGTACGGGCCCGCGCCCACAGCAGCGGCGACGACGTGTACTCGCTGCTCGGAGCCGCCGTGCGGCGGGGTGAGATCGGTGAGACCGAGGCGGTCGGGCTCGCCGGGCCCCTCCAGATCGGCGGCGAGGCCGTCACCCACAACTGCGGCCAGATCCTGTACCTGTTGCTGACGCGGCCCGAGCTGATGGAACGGATGCGCCATCAGCCCGAGGCGCGCGCCGCCGCCCTCGACGAGCTGCTGCGCCACATCCCGCACCGCACCTCGGTCGGCCTCGCCCGGATCGCCCTGGAGGACGTCGACCTGTACGGACTCCGGATCCGTGCGGGCGACGCCGTGTACGTCTCCTACCTGGCCGCCAACCGCGACCCGGACGTCTTCCCGGACCCGGACCGCATCGACCCCGACCGGGACCCCAACCCGCACCTGGCCTTCGGCAACGGCGCGCACTACTGCACGGGCGCGGTGCTCGCCCGGCTGCAGACCGAGCTCCTGGTCGACACCCTGCTCGACCGGCTGCCGGACCTGCGGCTCGCGGTGTCGGCCGACGACGTCGTCTGGCGCCGGAGGACGATGATCCGCGGGCCGCAGACCCTGCCCGTCAGCTGGTGA